From the Argentina anserina chromosome 3, drPotAnse1.1, whole genome shotgun sequence genome, the window ACGGGAGGTCATTAGAGATGTTTCTGCTGTGGCCGGAAGGTACACCGCATTGGTTTGCAAGCTTTTCGATAATGCTGGTGAGATTTAggattatattttgatattttctcGACCTGTCTTCCTAAAGATGAACAAGAAATTAGCACCTAATGATGACCACAAAAGGGTTTGAGGCCTTCTACTTTTTGGATCTTGCATAGCACCTCCATGGATTTGCAATGAGCCATCGAGGTTGTAGTCTCCTTCAGTTTTCAGTGCAACACTGTTGAGATAGCTGCAAGCCTGCAACAACAAAAAGAAGAGCTCATGCCTCGGTCAATTTGGGAAACTTGGCTCTATTTCAGATCACGACCAATTGGACgcaaaacttttatcatggTAATTTGGTAACTGGAgcaaaatcagaaaataatatttatcaTCGGTTCATTGTGCATGAAATTGTGTTTCCTACAGTTACACCAACATGCATAGATGGGTAACAGCAATCAtataaattcaacaaaatttCCAACACTCCTCTGGGATTAGTGTCATTGCACATTAGGTGAAGGGCAAAACCAGCACTAAACTCactatttaattataagtgGAACTAGGGAACCACCCATCAAGTAATTGAATGTTCAAGGATAACAGATAAAAAAATGAGATTCAAGACtttctataattaattttcACCTTCTCTTTGTTACACGTATTCAACAATGCTTCATCTCAAATGCACAATATAAAGTAGGCTAGATTTTCGGAAAATTCTGCTCTATGCGGTTGTATACAGCGTGAACAACGACTATGAACAGTAGTGAACAGTGCTGAATAGTAGCCATGCACAGTGATAAAAAGGTGAAATCTAGatagtaaaaatttattactgttttattATGAACCTAGTTTTAATTTCCTATGAACCCTTCAACATGCTAATAATTTTCAACTAACGATTTTTTTGTCTAAAcagttatttttcttttagcGAAATCAATGTTGTCCTAGAAGCAATAAGTCTGGGTTTTAATAGTGCAAAATAAACACAGATGAAACATGCAAATTTGactaaacataaaaaaatcaagcaaatttaaatatttttgcgACAGAGTTTTATGGCACCAGATAGAGTTTTATTTATTCAACACAAATACATAATTCAGAGTCTTCCTCTTAGGTAAACAACTAAACTGTTTAGCCACACatgattaaaatttaaatacaAACTTTTAGAAAAATGGGCAGAGGACACTTCACACAGTAGTAGACACACTCACAGTTcacactatattatatattcacTATCCTATAACACTAATATACtggtttttcctttttcctaaaAAGCTTAAGTTCTTCCAATTTTTTTCCCCTCTTCTAACCTCTTTCTTCTGCCTTCCCAAAAAAGTTCTTCCTCCTTATATAGCATTCGAACTCCAAGCATAAATTAAAACCAACAGATGACAGCGGCAGACATTTATTTTTGTACAGTAAAGTCAGTTGTATTCACTCATCGGCAACCGCACCCTAAAAgcgaaaaagaaagatttttTGTTTAGATGCGTCGGTAGAAACTGTTCTTTGTTTGGATGCGTCAGCAGTTTTTACTGTTCTTGTTTGGATGCGTTGGTAGCTCTTACTTTTCCATCATGTTCGTGACATTATAATATTCCTCATCTGCACAATCATAATCTGCCAAAGAATTTTGGCCCTCATGGTTGTTTTCTTGCTCTGTGTCCTCTTTTTCTTCGCCATCTAGATCTAAGTTATAGGGAAAATGATAAGGAATTATGtatcctttctctttctccacTTTCTTTAGCCATGCAGCGGTTTCTAGAATTCCATCTATTTAATTCCTCATGATAGCAGAGAAGAAATCACAAGCATCCAATGGAGGATGATTGTAGCATGTGACTATGATTTTTTCGCTGCTGGCTAAAAGACTGGACTCATAATCCCTTTGAACCATGTTTTTGATGCACATAATGGACATGGGTTTCATCCACGAAATGATATTGTTGGGATTACCATTTTTTTCTGAATTCCTTGAACTCTTGATCAGATCCTGAATAATTCTCACATAGTGATATGgagaaatgtaatttttgcgTTTGTCCAACACTTTTCATTCCGGAGGGGTAGAAATGAATTTCAATCTCAAGATGCATCCATTTGGACGAATGTTCTTTATTGCCTGAATTAAGAATTCTGGAAAACCTTCTAGATCTTCGTTTGACTTAGTCCAAAGATTGTGTACAAATCCATTCTCAATGAGCCATAAGTTCTGCTTCTGAGGGTGTTCGGCTTGAACATCTACAAGATATCTCTCATAATATGAGCCGAAAACTATAGCTAAGGTTGAAGGAAGGATAATCTCATCTCCGATTTTGTAGTGAAATTCCCACCAAGCTAATTAATTTAGAGCTGAATTAGGAACTTATGCGTTTCTGGGACCCTCCAAATACTTGATCATTTTACCGCATTCCttcgaattttctttttccatttctttttcttttacatGGATTCCATATAATTCTTCCGTCAGGGCATTGAGGCTTCTCAACGGATGTTTTCGTCTTCCTCATAGAAAGCATGTAGAACATTATCCATAACGATTATATGCTTGAAAGCCATAGCTTCTCTGTTTTGAATACTGGttctttaaatatttttaaaggaTAGTCATggatatttttctttctagtGACTTCAACCATTTTTCCTTTAAAATGGGCTATTCTACTTTTTGGCAAAGCAGTAGCCTTCAACGAACTTGGTATGTCTTTACCGGCTAGCCCGTCTGAGACGGGCTAGTCGGTCTTTTACGTTGAGACCGATCAGTTGAGGTTGTATCCTTGGGACATAACAAATATTATTTAccgagtttttcttcttcttcagaacCTTTAAAACCTCTCTCATACTTTTGATCCCAACCCCCTTTTGAATCTTGTCTTGAGTTTTAGCCGAAGTTGATGTAATTGCTTCATAAGACACAATGAATTGGTAGCCTGGTCCGTCATGTAGAGGTTCAACAGTCTTGTCTCCTTTTTTGTATCTCTTCCAAAGACTGTGATTCTGATCTCCTGCTCCTaggatttttcctttcatcttcatctcccTCTTCTCTTCTAAATGTCATTATTTCTCTCGTAAGAGCGTTAGGCAAGAAGTTCCACATCATGTTCATATTGGGATAAAAATATTTGTCACCTCAATACTTTCCCTCTATTTGTTGCATTAGTTAATTtgtagttttaattttttttaactatttTGTTGTTAGTTCTAACTAAAAATTTGTTTCCTAGGAATGGTTTACCGCATTTGATGCTCTTGATCAGAACTAGCACCTCTTTATCCCCAATGAAATAGTTTAATTCTGCCGCATTTAACTTTCCTGATAGAAATTTGCAAATCTTTTCTTGATTGGTATCTAGGGTCATGGCTAGAACTACTTATGCCCAGTAATAATCATTTGCATCTGTTTGTAAAATGATTAAGTCTCATTCTTCTGACACATGTAAAGGGGTATACTTTAGGTtaactctttgatcttttTTATAGTATTATTGTCGTCTTCCGCTaagctgcatggaatcggaagcggggacgtggaagcgaagcgtttggaagcgcggaagcgtttttttcCAAAATGTCTTGGAAGCGGGGACGTTTCGGAAGCgcggaaaaaaaataatatataattaaagatatcaacctgtatatataatattataaaaacacaaaaatagcAAATTCAAAGTCATTATCCGATTCATAGCAAATTCAATGTTATTGTTACACAACCAAATAAactcaataaaaataaagacaaTACTACTTATACATCAACGACATCATCCTCATGAACATTCTCCTGAACATTATCAAACAAAACAGCCTCCAAAGTCGGTTCATCAagagaaagatcctcaaactcaAGTCTTCCAAGATTAGTTTCATCTAATGAATCAAATTGATCACCTCCAACATCCCACATGTGAAACGGACCTTCCTTGTAAGAGTCACTACATCTAGATACAAGGCGAAGATTGGTATGTACATACACCAAATCTTCTGCTCTTTGTGGAGTAATCTTGTTTCTTGTTGCCGAATGTATGAACTTGTAAGTACTCAAGTTCCTTTCGCAACAAGAGGATGAAGATGGTTGCCCAAGCAACTTGAATGCTAAGGCTTAAAGCCTTGGTGAAGACGCTCCATGAACAGCCCACCATTTCAAAGGGTGTAAGATGGACCGATCATGCATTGCATCAACATTACAAAAATCATCCATACACAAGGAAAAATTGGAGTACTCCACATTAACTTCTCTCCGCTGATCTGCATGATCTGCATCATCAAAATACTTCAAGATgcagttttttctttctctagtAATATCAATATCTTGATGAGGAGGTTTTCGGGTGCTATCTTCTAATAGCCATTCCGGACTATAATACCTAATTAATTACCATGACAAAGTCAATCATAATCCATATCATAttgaaaaataacaaaaatatagtaaattcaaatatcaagttatcaacaccatatatatatgtaatgaaTTCACATATCCAGCAACTAAAAGTGTAATTTGGAATTTATAGACATTCACATATCAAGAGACATTTCATAATGCAGTAACTAGTTATCACATGTCCAACAACTCGATTCACATTCACATTCACATATCAACACATTTGCATGAGCAATTAAGACTTAAGAAAgattataacatttatatgaGAAAACTCTAATCAAATCATATGGGAAAACTTACTTGGGATTTAATGAATGCGCCATACAATGAAGAGGTGTGCTACTCTTGCTCCAACGAGACATCAACACCTTATGCACAACATTCCAAAAGCTTGAATCATCATGTAGTTGTTTCCCTTCTTTCCTATATATGGCTTTCTTCACATTCTGAATCATATATTCCCACCATTCATACACTAAATGAAGAGACGGCTTATCGGTGTATGAACGTCTAATCATACTATATATGGGCTCAGTAAAAGATATAACATAATCAAGCTCATCCCAAAACATCTCATCTAGAATCTTCTGTTTCACTGCAGCAGCCTTCCTCACATCATCTTCCTTGTAATCATCCCATTTATTACTGATTACCATATGTTGCAAACCAGCCTTTATTTTCTTAAATCTCTTAAACATCACAAGTGTGGAGGCAAACCTGGTTGAAGCAATTGTAAGGAGCTTAAGATCACAATGCTCAGTAAACATCACCAACCTCATCCCATGGTTCATTATGAAGTTCTTGATGAAAGAAATATCATCTGCAAGAGGCCCTATCCATTTACAAGCATCATACACATCGTCATTGTTTCTTGTTTGCAGCGAATGTGCACATATATTCTTCACAACAAGGTTCAAGGTATGCACTACACATGGTGTCCAGAAGATAGAAGGATACTTGGATGAAATAATTGCACCAGCTTTCACACAATTCACAGCATTATCGGTGACTATTTGAACAATATTTTCATGACCAACCTCCTTTATGCATTCTATAATCAAATCAGCAATCATATCCCCAGTTTTTATTTCACCTTGAGTATTTACTGCCCTCAACATCATCGGACCATTTGCATTTGCAGCAATCAAGTTAATGATTGGTCTTCTTTGCGGATCAGACCAACCATCACTACATATACTCACCCCTTTAGCATTCCATGAGTCTTTGATCGGTTGTAAATGAAGCTCAAGGTTCTTCCTTTCCTTTTGAAGAAGTGTAGTCCTCAATGCATTGTAACCAGGTGGAACATATCCTGGAAGGCTAGAAGCACGCACATATGACAAGCGATAATGAGGATTTCTTGCAAGGTTGAAAGACAAACCACTTGTGTAAAACATTCTTGCTACTTCACCATCACATTGCTCCCTAGAGTTATTTTGAAATGCTTTCTCCAAAGCTGTACCCATTCCCCTCCTCTTCTTTGGCTCCGCTGCACTTGATGTTGGAATACTAGAATGATAACTCATATCATAATCAAGTGAAGAAGTTGTGCATTCCTCGATGATGAAGGCAATGAAACTGGTCTAGGGGCTGCATTTTTGACTCTCTATTTGCAATCATTTAGTAACTTGCTCATATTAGCATGTTGTTGAGGAGTGACCTTCAAGCAATGTTTAATACCTTTTCCACCATCCTTTAGCAAATGTGTAGCCACTCTATTGTGAGATCCAACAAATGATTTTTCGCAAAACTTACACTGAAACCTCCAAGATCCTCCCCCAGGCATCTTTTCAATCTTATTTGCATAAATCCACAAAGGAGCTTTATCATCCACATCGCCTTGTTCGGCATTAATACTTGCAGCAGATGTAGAACCAGTGCTACTAGGTTGGTGGCTCATATTtctatagaaaaaaaaaacaacatcaTCACATACTAACATACAATCTGTGGTctttcattattttatttagGCTTGCACACATCATACCATTTTGTTTCAtctttgtaaaattattaattctcaaaacatacaacaatatatataagctTCACAATAATGTTTTTGAGTATTGCATGAGGTAGACAACTCGTGTGCTTGTGGCATGATAGAGAAGACTGATTCATTGACACTTccataaaagaaacaaaaacacgAAGATGACACTGCATCACCTATTGCTTATAGCTTAAGCTATTGCTTTACTGTATTGCATGAGGTAGACAACTCGTGGTTAGAAGCAATCATCATGTAACATAATAAAATGCATGAGGTAGACAACTCGTGTGCTTGTGGCATGATAGAGAAGACTGATTCTTAGCAGCTATTTGGATGTAATGTTGGATTAGCAGAATAAAATGgttattcattttctttaatatCAAAATCGTTAAAAGTATAAATACATTAAAAGAAGTGTTAAACGCATGCAATTAAACAAGTGAAATCAATAGTAAAAGGTCTTCCATTCGTACGTAGTGCCGGATAAGAAAAATACATTTATACAGGCAAGCCTTATTCGGTTATTCCAACCGCATGCGCAGAGAAATCGAGCATTTTATAACGCAACAGGTTGatattttttgaaatttaacTAGTTAGCTAGCGCAGTGCGGTGGATCTTCTTTTGATGAGAGACATACTGCTATCGTCTCAATGAAAGATCTAATTGTTTACAGAGATGATCCAATACTTGATTGCGTTTGATTGAGTTAATTAATTGATTGAGCAGTGGGTTCTCTTTTTATCTCTTAAACGCATGCAATTAAAGTGAAGATCTAAGACCTAAGAATATTATTAGCGCCACAGTTTGGCAGTATACTACTTTTGAATAAACTAGCAGTGTATTATTATGTTAAGTGGGAATTGGGAAAAGAGTGAAAGGCATGCTCTGGATTTTGGTGAAGGGGGTACATATACTTTGGTATTATCACTACATAATAATTGTTATGGTCCTTGTAGAGCTAGCACTTTATTCTAGATAATTAGTCATGCTTCGTGAGAAGGAAGAATAATCTAGATAACTAGCACTTTGTTGTAGAGCTAGTTCTTACATGATACCTATGTTTCGACTGAAGTAAGCATTGGAAATGGTTATATCTTGCAGTCAAATACATTTGCTAGATCACTTGCATAACATGACATTACATGAAGATCGGAACAATGATTGAGTCAACTGATGagtctcaactctcaagttTCCAGGGAGCTCCTAGATTACCATGTTCTTGGTGAGTCTCAAGTTCTTATCTCTTATGCTATTCTGCATGTAAAGATTGCGTCTTTTCATGGTTTATGAGAATTTGGGAGCTGGGTTTTTGCACTAAGTTTAGTTTTATGCAATTTCTGTGGTGGGTTTGTGATTTCTCATTTCTCAAACTGTTTTGCTGCTAATTTACATATTGGCCAATGGGTTTACATTACTTCAAACCCCGCAAACAACACTATATTGCAGCAAAACAATACTCAATGCAGCAAACCCCAGTCTATAGCATGTTCATGCATTCAACATTAAAGTTAACTAAGCaagcaatagaaactctcctACTCAATTTAATCAAGCACACAAAGTCgatcatcatactaaaaagaaaattttgagaTCGGATTATGGGCAAAGGCACGTACCTTCACTTTGCCTTTTTCTTAACTTTCTGGTATGCAACTGCGAATCTAGGTGAGGAGCCTTTGGTGACAAACTCAGCGTCGGATTATACAGAAAAACTTCTGAGTTCTGACTACCCACTACGAATCTACAATATATGACatttttgtttgattgaaATTACGTTTTGTTTTCAGAAATCGAAGaactaaagaagaaaaacacaaacctggtggAGAGGTCGAATTGTGAGAGGCTGATTAAGACTTGAGAGATGAGCTCTTTCTATCCGTTGAGATCAGGCAAGAGTTGATTGACGCATTGGAGATGACGAACGAGTGAACAACTTCGATGGTCAGGTAAGAGACGGGGAGGCTGGAGGGAGGTAAGAGAGAAATTAGGTTTTAATCAATATTATAAAATTGCCCATGCTTCCTTCCGTCCTATTtgacgcttccaatttggaagctcgCGCTTCCATATCGCTTCCAAACCACCTTTTTctcggaatcgcgcttccggCCGCTTTCAGCGCGCTTCCGCTTCGCTTCCACTTCTGAAGCGCGAAACGCGACTGCAGGCAAGCTTCCGTGCTTCTTAGGTCTTTCGTAAAACACCATTTTTTCTTGGAACTGGTTTTTGGTGAGAGTAAAGCAGTAAGACCGCTTACTTGAGGGATAAAGTCTTTGGCAAAGTTGACAACTCTAAAAATCTTTGTAAGGATTTTGCATTAGAGATCTAATTTGGGAATTGGCTGATCTTCTTAACAATGTGTTCTTGGAGatgaatctcttcatctttAACATGAATGCCCAAAAAGTCGATTTTCCATTTGACCAAGTGTATCTTCTTTTGTCCTAAAATGATTCATTTCTGGATAATGGGCTTGCAAACCTGCTCTAGATGCTTCATATGTTCATTCATAGTTCTTGAGAAGACtaagatatgtatataaaCTATGCAAAAATCTGAATAGGGCTTAAAAATGTTGTCCATCTTCCTTTGGAAAATAGACGGAGTCTGCTTGAGACCAAACAACATAACTAGTCATTCGTAATGCCCTTACAGTGTTCCAAAAACCATTAAGGCTATAGAATCTAGGTGCATCTTTACTTACCAAAATCTCGATTTGGCATCAAACTTGGAAAATATCTTAGCTTATTTGAGACGATTTATGAAGACTCTCACTTAAGTTATCTGATAACCATCTTTAACGGTTTTTTTGTTGACGTCTATGTAGTCAATCACCATCCTAGTTTTTGCCCTTACTTGTTCTGCATGATTTCTTACTAGGATAATTGGAGCATGATGCGGGCTATTTGAAGATCTAATTAACCTTTTTCAAGTAGCTCTTGAATCTAACTTTCCATTTCTTTAGTGTCttcttccatataatgagGGAAGACCTTGACATGGCAGATGACATTAGCATCATGCATTTTGAGCTGACAATATACCAAGTCTTTGTCCCAATATAATTGAGGATCTTCACTAAGTACCGGTTTCAGCAACCTTTCTATTTCTGCAATGGTTGACACCCTTTTTTGCTCTACTTTGTACGCATATACTTTCAGATTATGCTCTCtcatatatttttcttctgCATCACAGCTTTCTTCTAATGAATCTGATCAGATTTTCTTCTCCTGATTCAGAATTTTTTGATTCCATGTTTGATATTATCTCACTGTGATCTTTCAAATGGTCTTTTAGTAGCAAAACCGGCTCCAAAATTGGCTTGTAGTTTCTTCTGCATCACAGCTTTCTTCTAATGAATCTGATCAGATTTTCTTCTCCTGATTCAGAATTTTTTGATTCACCACTTTTAGTAGTAAAACGGGCTCTAAAATTGGTTTGTAATCAACACTCTTCGTTGACAATCTCTTATATTGATCCATAAATCCTTTTCTAGTAACACTTACTGTTCTGTAAGGCAAGATTCTCATAAGCACTTATGGTTCTTTTCAAATCCAATCATTTGTGGATTTTGAATCACAGTTTGTTCGAGAATGAAAATATTTCCGAACAACACATCAGCTCCTTGGCCTTCACATTGCCAGATGACCGTGTAGATAAAGCTTCCTCCGCCTAAGGAAATGTTAGCATTGCGAGCCATAGTGTTCATGGTTATTTCATGTTCTCCCATAGCAACAACAGTGACTGGTCTTGGAGATTTTTCCCAACATTCGTCTGGGATGGCATATCTTTTTTCGAGTGTGTACCCGGAGCCAATATCCACGAATGCATGCAGGTGGTATTTCTTGTATTTGGGGAACTTCAATTCTATAGTGATGTGGTTGGTGAATCTGCTAGTCTAAACTTGCTTGACTTGTTCTTTGATTTGTGCAGTTTGTCATTCCATGAAAGGATTTACTCTTTCAATGATAGGATTTTTGATGAGATCTGATGTACCTCCAATAGTATTAACAAACTCTGTTAATCCTTTTTTCTAACCTAATGAAGTTACCAACTTCATCTTTTTTAAGTCTTCTTCTAACTTGACATTTTTCAACTCCTCTTCTTGTTCCATTGAATCATGGAACTCTTTATATTCTTGTTCTACAAGAATATGGGCATCCATTTCTCCTATTCTACGTCTAAATTCTGCTATGAAGCACTATTGATAATAAGTTTCGTCTGTACTTTCATAGTACATTAGGATTAACTCATTTTCTACAAATTTACATAAATTGCATGTGAATTTTCCTGGATTAGGACAGAAATTGTTGATAATATCAGGAGTATCATGTTTCCAATTGAGAAACTGCAATACAAAGATAGAACAATATCCTTCATCGATGTCTTCTTCTGAACTTTCTGAAGAGGCTTTCTCAAAATCATCTTCTGATGAGTACTTAAGAGAATAGACTGAATCATTCTCTTCATCTGAATATGTTATTTCGAACCCTTTCAAGTTTGCATACTCAATTGTTTATTCATACTTTTCAATTAGGGCTCTTGATGATCTTTTGTCCTTTTTGGACACTCATTCGCATAATGTCCTTCTGCTTTGCACAACCAACATCTGCATTTCTTTACTTCTCTTATAGAACTAGGattggttttcttttcttgaaaAATCTTTTCCTAGGAATAGATTTTCCTTTTACGCCTCCAGGTCCTCTTTTGAATCTTTTCCGAAAATTGTACTTCTTTTTAGAAGATAAATTATTCTTTCCGGCTTTGTTGCTAGAGAACTTCTTGTATTTTCTTTCCGTGTGACACCCCCATTGCGTAGGAGTCACCAATATTTTGAGACACATATTTTCAACTCCTTTGAGTTGTTTTTTGTAGTTTTGGACTTTCTATTCTCTACGCATTGCTTTCTCTAGAGATCCTTGACTCTCTGCAATCCCTCCTACTGTGAAGAATGTTAAAGGATTTTCTTCTAGAAACTGTGTTACTGCATTGTTCCAGGGTTCTGGTAGTTTCCTATAATAGTTTATTACCAGATCTTCATTATCGATGTCTCCAATGGTGCAGTAGTAATTCTGGAATTTATTGGTGCATTCCTCAAAATAGCTCATATTGCATATACTCAACTTCTAGATAATTGCCTTGGCTCTCTCCTTCGATTGCTCGCTATGTCCATTATATTTCCGCAAAATTGTGCATATATTGGGCATGCAAAGTCTAGAGGATTATTGGTTTGAGCTAATTTGGTAGCCAAATCAGGCCACTGAGTGCTCTTCTTGAAGGATTGATACTACTTTTGGACTATTCTAGTCAGAGTTGA encodes:
- the LOC126787369 gene encoding uncharacterized protein LOC126787369, whose amino-acid sequence is MSYHSSIPTSSAAEPKKRRGMGTALEKAFQNNSREQCDGEVARMFYTSGLSFNLARNPHYRLSYVRASSLPGYVPPGYNALRTTLLQKERKNLELHLQPIKDSWNAKGVSICSDGWSDPQRRPIINLIAANANGPMMLRAVNTQGEIKTGDMIADLIIECIKEVGHENIVQIVTDNAVNCVKAGAIISSKYPSIFWTPCVVHTLNLVVKNICAHSLQTRNNDDVYDACKWIGPLADDISFIKNFIMNHGMRLVMFTEHCDLKLLTIASTRFASTLVMFKRFKKIKAGLQHMVISNKWDDYKEDDVRKAAAVKQKILDEMFWDELDYVISFTEPIYSMIRRSYTDKPSLHLVYEWWEYMIQNVKKAIYRKEGKQLHDDSSFWNVVHKVLMSRWSKSSTPLHCMAHSLNPKYYSPEWLLEDSTRKPPHQDIDITRERKNCILKYFDDADHADQRREVNVEYSNFSLCMDDFCNVDAMHDRSILHPLKWNLSTYKFIHSATRNKITPQRAEDLVYVHTNLRLVSRCSDSYKEGPFHMWDVGGDQFDSLDETNLGRLEFEDLSLDEPTLEAVLFDNVQENVHEDDVVDV